The Kazachstania africana CBS 2517 chromosome 8, complete genome genome contains a region encoding:
- the NVJ2 gene encoding Nvj2p (similar to Saccharomyces cerevisiae YPR091C; ancestral locus Anc_3.402): MISLKLFLVIYLFGGITFIPLVIYTFFYLSQKLEVIEQKQGTDDDGLLVSGIDSEFKAGKLEESKGVEVRKTGWITITTRYYYHSTELINNEVALNDDQILQRSQLKKKHRFFTHLKHGNLFLYKEELHDSEIIHAISLKDMFVTIWPRLDHNDKSILSDASLFTKRTCISIIKKNLLTLNKANQLEFINQNSETTENEVANIINDTITSKQNQFFLYFENNMDKEDWYFELVNASKMNFSDSSRLNPVVSAETAHFTTVNMLSLIQMLNSTEGQLTTKWLNALIGRLFLSLQQTDKLNQIIFDKIYKKLTKINKPGFLDDFVIQKVDVGNSAPFITNPQLQQLSTNGETKLSLDLLYSGDLSLIISTKVNINLGSHFKPKEVSIQLSIKVKKLEGNMVVLIKPPPSNRIWYAFTTEPFLDLEIEPVVSSNKLSYNVITNAIKSKFAEAIKESLVVPYMDDIVFFSTEGDLYRGGIWNRTNVTESKSDGDVSDNITEKTQDLSSTDTDSTYPVDNTKNESFRKSFRGNSKRSSQATINSVDSNSQTSDSSTNGPKKRYFKNSIKKINKWYKDNVNSTTNDNDKLDDSDDSDIDEVIEPKNTGATATEVEQPRMISNRRSIPKKMSSISSSGSVRESNESDQPNPFVKISDNKNF, from the coding sequence ATGATTAGCCTGAAGCTCTTTCTAGTTATCTATTTGTTTGGGGGTATTACGTTCATACCACTGGTCATCTATACTTTCTTTTACCTTTCACAGAAACTGGAAGTGATCGAGCAAAAACAGGGTACTGATGATGACGGCCTATTGGTATCAGGTATTGACTCAGAATTTAAAGCAGGGAAATTGGAAGAATCAAAGGGCGTGGAGGTAAGGAAAACTGGGTGGATTACGATAACAACACGGTACTACTACCACTCGACTGAAttaatcaataatgaagtAGCACTCAATGACGATCAAATTTTACAGAGGTctcaattgaagaaaaaacatAGGTTCTTCACCCACTTGAAACATGGAAACCTGTTTCTGtataaagaagaattacATGACTCTGAAATTATCCATGccatttctttgaaagatatgTTTGTTACGATCTGGCCAAGATTAGACCACAATGATAAGTCGATTCTCTCAGATGCGAGTTTGTTCACTAAGAGGACCTGTATTTCcattataaagaaaaatttgctCACGTTAAATAAAGCTAACCAATTGGAGTTCATTAATCAAAATTCTGAAACTACTGAGAATGAAGTTGCGAATATTATCAACGATACAATAACTTCGAAACAAAAccaatttttcctttattTCGAAAATAATATGGACAAGGAAGACTGGTACTTTGAATTAGTCAATGCTTCAAAGATGAACTTTTCCGATTCGAGTCGTTTAAATCCTGTAGTCTCAGCTGAAACTGCACATTTTACCACAGTAAATATGTTAAGTTTGATCCAAATGTTGAACTCTACCGAGGGTCAATTGACAACCAAATGGTTGAATGCTTTGATAGGTAGGTTATTTTTATCCTTACAGCAAACTGATAAATTAAAccaaattatttttgataagatctataaaaaattgactAAAATAAATAAGCCTGGCTTCTTGGATGATTTTGTGATTCAAAAAGTCGATGTGGGGAATAGTGCCCCATTTATCACAAATCCACAGTTACAACAGCTTTCAACTAATGGGGAAACCAAACTTTCACTGGatttattatattcagGAGATCTCAGTTTAATTATTTCTACCAAAGTCAATATAAATCTCGGTTCCCATTTTAAACCAAAGGAAGTTTCCATTCAATTATCAATCAAAGTGAAAAAACTAGAAGGTAACATGGTAGTTCTAATAAAACCACCACCATCAAATAGAATTTGGTACGCTTTCACCACTGAGCCTTTCCTAGATTTAGAAATTGAACCAGTCGTCagttcaaataaattatccTACAATGTAATTACAAATGCAATTAAAAGTAAATTTGCGGAAGCTATCAAGGAGTCATTGGTTGTCCCATATATGGACGatattgttttcttttccacAGAAGGTGATCTTTACAGAGGTGGTATATGGAATAGGACAAATGTTACTGAAAGTAAGTCTGATGGTGACGTTTCAGATAATATCACCGAAAAGACACAAGACTTATCCTCGACAGATACAGATAGTACATATCCTGTTGACAACACCAAAAATGAATCGTTTCGAAAATCATTTAGAGGAAATAGTAAAAGAAGTAGTCAAGCTACTATTAATTCCGTCGATTCCAACTCACAAACAAGTGATTCCTCCACAAATGGtccaaagaaaagatatttcaagaattcaattaagAAGATAAACAAATGGTACAAGGATAATGTAAATAGTACTACGAATGACAATGACAAACTCGACGACTCTGATGACtctgatattgatgaagtAATTGAACCTAAAAATACAGGCGCGACTGCTACAGAAGTTGAACAGCCTAGAATGATTTCCAACAGAAGAAGTataccaaaaaaaatgtcgTCTATATCGTCATCAGGAAGCGTCAGAGAGAGCAATGAATCTGATCAACCTAATCCGTTCGTAAAAATATCAGATAATAAGAATTTctaa
- the KAFR0H00730 gene encoding uncharacterized protein (similar to Saccharomyces cerevisiae YPR089W; ancestral locus Anc_3.398), giving the protein MDDNIWNNPIKDDHLNETFNNIDLKIAGLTIDRTPSPNNEFTDKNNDFFRNSIINDDDNKATRNTDFMLANESTSNNAYSNTANTPSLDAYNESLFNFNKLVKYQYIEFSDYDIPEILDYLVSLPMKKPHVTTYPAGVLYQCIRYADHKKNSPNLVKSLTNLSFTKILASIKNYNNLDSDDVDTNLVESQGDIVKQSYWIGSLTFLYYYLTKDESFFKRYPSLLQELINTLHSLIVELTTSIHSRLNPLIEPTLLDYTTIKDVKDTLYKKDWNFFKKRKQAKLLLKEQRIKLKRQQELNALKSKKSHSSTTDEEQENERDSESNFSNQLFYDNDILQHLLPPSLEEQMKPSPLKIVQIFGALNYVLNLHQIHPLFQQQCLSISINWFSTSLFNKILRNKRGKYLTRARAIQIRLNLSSFEAWIQNNDLVVKKPKLIDDFMWERFPHTLIEELSQINLNEPILKNVTSYKPVPDANKKIIDDFTNSLFYYQPLHKISSLHLEPVLELLQWLQISTTIDSEESLENTLALLPRLSNYQLVKIIENYSYEINEQKFSSKLKKTLKSRISKTEHNQYFTQENQIPVLTLPTVTEVTDLYSQDIEFLPILSDDIQDKLYEIHDYNFKLRMNSEDQQILGTETEMEQSEDTEDNDDDNETENGNVEENTGNTADRNNIFNEVDAPSATAHGPNWASTNISSALDDEIEANPW; this is encoded by the coding sequence ATGGATGACAATATCTGGAATAATCCGATTAAGGATGATCATCTGAATGAAACgtttaataatattgatttgaaaattgcGGGCCTTACAATAGATCGTACTCCAAGTCCCAATAATGAGTTCACTGACAAGAACAACgattttttcagaaattcaataataaatgatgatgacaatAAAGCAACAAGGAATACAGACTTCATGCTTGCTAATGAAAGCACATCAAACAACGCATATTCCAATACTGCTAACACACCAAGTTTAGACGCTTACAATGAGAGCctctttaatttcaacAAGTTAGTAAAATATCAGtacattgaattttctgaTTATGATATTCCTGAAATCTTAGATTATTTAGTATCGTTACCAATGAAGAAACCACATGTAACTACTTATCCGGCAGGGGTATTGTATCAATGTATTAGATACGCTGACCATAAGAAAAACTCTCCAAATTTGGTTAAATCTTTGACAAATCTTTCCTTCACCAAGATCCTGGCGtcaatcaaaaattacaaCAATTTAGATTCAGATGATGTTGACACAAATCTTGTAGAATCTCAGGGGGATATCGTTAAGCAATCTTACTGGATTGGTTCCTTGACATTTTTATACTATTATCTCACAAAGGATGAATCATTCTTTAAAAGATATCCATCGTTGTTACAGGAACTAATAAATACATTGCATTCGTTAATTGTAGAATTAACGACATCCATACATTCAAGATTGAATCCATTAATCGAACCTACGTTATTGGATTACACAACTATCAAAGATGTCAAAGATACTCTTTACAAGAAAGATTggaattttttcaagaagagaaaacAAGCTAAATTGTTACtaaaagaacaaagaataaaattaaaaagacagcaagaattgaatgctttgaaaagcaaaaaatCGCATTCAAGTACGACTgatgaagaacaagaaaatgaacGCGACAGTGAATCCAACTTTTCTaatcaattattttatgACAATGACATTCTACAACATTTATTACCACCTTCACTAGAGGAACAAATGAAGCCATCTCCACTAAAAATagttcaaatttttggtgCGTTAAATTACGTTTTAAATCTGCATCAAATCCATCCACTCTTTCAACAGCAATGCCTATCGATCTCCATAAATTGGTTCTCTACAagtttattcaataaaattttgagaaataaGAGGGGTAAATATTTGACTAGAGCAAGAGCCATTCAAATAAGACtaaatttatcaagttTTGAAGCATGGatacaaaataatgacTTGGTAGTTAAAAAACCAAAAttaattgatgatttcatGTGGGAGAGATTTCCACACACATTAATCGAAGAGTTATCACAGattaatttgaatgaacctatattaaaaaatgttACAAGTTATAAACCAGTTCCTGACgcaaataaaaaaattatagaCGATTTCACTAATTCATTGTTCTATTACCAACCGCTTCATAAAATTTCGTCTTTACACCTAGAACCTGTACTTGAACTACTTCAGTGGTTGCAAATCAGCACTACAATAGATAGTGAAGAATCTCTAGAAAACACACTTGCGTTACTGCCAAGACTGTCGAATTATCAGCTtgtaaaaataattgaaaattatagCTACGAGATCaatgaacaaaaatttAGTAGTAAACTTAAAAAAACTTTAAAGAGTAGAATCAGCAAAACTGAACACAATCAATATTTCACCCAGGAGAACCAAATCCCAGTTTTAACACTACCAACCGTCACAGAGGTCACAGATTTGTATTCGCAAGATATTGAGtttttaccaattttaTCAGATGATATCCAAGATAAGTTATACGAAATCCATGATTATAACTTCAAGTTACGTATGAATAGTGAAGATCAACAGATATTGGGAACTGAAACTGAAATGGAACAATCTGAAGACACTGAAGATaacgatgatgataacGAAACGGAAAATGGCAACGTAGAAGAAAACACAGGGAATACCGCCGATAGGAATAAcatttttaatgaagtGGATGCACCCTCTGCAACGGCGCACGGACCAAACTGGGCCTCTACGAATATCTCATCTGCActagatgatgaaattgaagcaAATCCTTGGTGA